A genomic segment from Luteolibacter ambystomatis encodes:
- a CDS encoding methyltransferase domain-containing protein, which translates to MTDWESRYRQNDTPWDKGNAAPPLLELMERWPAARMWGGGEVLAPGCGFGHDVRAIAAAGVPVVGLDLSESAVEGARQFTPTGTERYARADLFDRSWWPEQGFGGWWEHTCFCAIDPADRPRYAEAAGALVRPGGCLSGVFYLTPNDPGEEDCGPPFNASIAEIDGLLAPWFERVDAWVPERSYPGREGREWLAVYRRK; encoded by the coding sequence ATGACCGACTGGGAATCCCGCTACCGTCAGAACGACACTCCATGGGACAAGGGCAATGCGGCACCGCCGTTGTTGGAATTGATGGAGCGATGGCCTGCCGCCCGGATGTGGGGTGGGGGCGAGGTGCTGGCACCGGGTTGTGGATTTGGCCATGACGTCCGGGCCATCGCCGCCGCGGGTGTTCCGGTGGTGGGCTTGGATCTGTCCGAATCCGCGGTGGAGGGGGCGCGTCAATTTACTCCGACCGGGACCGAGCGATATGCCCGTGCCGATCTCTTCGACCGCTCGTGGTGGCCGGAGCAGGGATTTGGCGGCTGGTGGGAGCACACCTGTTTTTGTGCCATCGATCCGGCGGACCGCCCTCGATACGCGGAGGCGGCCGGTGCCTTGGTGCGTCCCGGCGGCTGCCTGAGCGGGGTGTTTTACCTGACGCCGAATGATCCGGGAGAGGAGGATTGCGGGCCGCCGTTCAATGCTTCCATCGCGGAAATCGATGGATTGCTCGCGCCGTGGTTCGAGCGGGTGGACGCTTGGGTGCCGGAACGGAGCTATCCGGGCCGGGAGGGGCGGGAATGGCTGGCGGTGTATCGCCGGAAATAA
- a CDS encoding adenosine deaminase: MIEHRYPELFPTAPMPSGKELVNALDFTRIPKVLLHEHLDGGLRPQTILELAKSHRYTGLPTEDAGELAAWFHRGAQRGNLPEYLEGFAHTIGVMQERDALERVAFEFIEDMHRDGVIYAEVRFAPVFHTGHGLSQDEVVEAVLEGLDRGGRQYGVKWGLILCAMRDRTDSLEAAELAIRWRDKGVVGFDLAGGEAGHPPKKHMAAFEAIRRANFHITIHAGEAFGLESIWQAIQWCGAHRLGHGTRLRNDIEVQPDGSLKLGPLAQFVLDRRIPIEMCLLSNVHTGATPSLEEHPFPLFHRAGFRACLNTDDRLMSDTSMTKEFETATTTFGLDLVDLEKITMNAMKSAFAPHHERVEVIHKRLLPSYATLFAELTERAFAENLRKSSQG; encoded by the coding sequence ATGATCGAACATCGTTATCCCGAGCTGTTTCCCACCGCTCCCATGCCTTCAGGAAAGGAGCTGGTGAACGCGCTCGATTTCACCCGCATTCCGAAGGTGCTGCTGCACGAACACCTCGATGGCGGCCTGCGCCCGCAGACGATCCTGGAGCTGGCGAAGAGCCATCGTTACACGGGTCTGCCGACGGAAGATGCGGGCGAACTGGCGGCGTGGTTCCACCGCGGCGCACAGCGGGGCAACCTGCCGGAGTATCTGGAAGGCTTCGCCCACACCATCGGCGTGATGCAGGAGCGCGATGCGCTGGAGCGCGTGGCCTTCGAGTTCATCGAGGACATGCACCGGGATGGAGTGATCTATGCGGAGGTGCGGTTCGCCCCCGTTTTCCACACCGGCCACGGGCTGAGCCAGGATGAGGTGGTGGAGGCGGTGCTGGAGGGACTGGATCGCGGTGGCAGGCAATACGGGGTGAAATGGGGACTGATCCTCTGCGCGATGCGTGATCGAACCGATTCGCTGGAAGCAGCGGAGCTGGCGATCCGGTGGCGGGACAAGGGCGTGGTCGGCTTCGATCTCGCGGGTGGTGAGGCCGGGCATCCGCCGAAGAAACACATGGCCGCCTTCGAAGCGATCCGGCGCGCGAATTTCCACATCACCATCCATGCGGGCGAGGCCTTCGGATTGGAATCGATCTGGCAGGCGATCCAGTGGTGCGGCGCGCATCGCCTGGGCCACGGCACGCGGTTGCGGAATGACATCGAGGTGCAACCGGACGGCAGCCTGAAACTCGGACCACTCGCACAATTCGTACTCGACCGCCGCATCCCGATCGAGATGTGCCTGCTGAGCAACGTTCACACCGGAGCCACCCCGAGCCTGGAGGAACATCCGTTTCCACTCTTCCACCGCGCTGGATTCCGCGCCTGCCTGAACACGGATGACCGCCTGATGAGCGATACCTCGATGACCAAGGAATTCGAGACCGCCACCACCACCTTCGGGCTCGATCTGGTGGATCTGGAAAAGATCACGATGAATGCGATGAAAAGCGCCTTCGCCCCGCATCACGAGCGGGTGGAGGTCATCCACAAGCGGCTCCTGCCGTCCTATGCCACGCTGTTCGCGGAACTGACCGAGCGGGCGTTCGCGGAGAACTTGCGGAAGAGCAGCCAGGGGTAG
- a CDS encoding L,D-transpeptidase family protein, protein MQRLLRFLAVGLVSLASASAFQIPSSSTQCVVGTAKDWNNSYVTLALWQRDSGGPWKQVGPTWSGRLGRDGLVWGRGMSPAPSGAKLKNEGDWRAPAGVFSIGGAWGNDAAINKKPGLFYRKVTSRDLWVEDPASKDYNKNVILDHEPSTAWEKKQQMKQDDPAHKIKLFIAHNAPPRVTPGGGSSIFFHVWRADGTKPTAGCTTMPEAKLRWLISSIDPARNPVYVLLPATEYQAKRAEWKLP, encoded by the coding sequence ATGCAGCGCCTGCTCCGTTTTCTCGCCGTCGGCCTCGTCTCTCTGGCCTCCGCTTCCGCCTTTCAGATCCCGTCCTCCTCGACCCAGTGCGTGGTCGGCACGGCCAAGGATTGGAACAACTCCTACGTAACGCTGGCCCTGTGGCAGCGCGACAGCGGTGGCCCGTGGAAGCAGGTCGGCCCGACGTGGAGCGGACGCCTTGGCCGCGATGGCCTGGTGTGGGGCCGCGGCATGAGCCCGGCCCCGTCCGGAGCAAAGCTGAAGAACGAAGGCGACTGGCGCGCGCCCGCAGGCGTTTTTTCCATCGGCGGCGCGTGGGGCAATGACGCGGCCATCAACAAGAAGCCGGGCCTCTTTTACCGCAAGGTGACCAGCCGCGACCTGTGGGTGGAGGACCCCGCCTCGAAAGACTACAACAAGAACGTCATCCTCGATCACGAGCCGTCCACGGCCTGGGAAAAGAAGCAGCAGATGAAGCAGGATGACCCGGCCCACAAGATCAAGCTGTTCATCGCTCATAACGCGCCGCCACGTGTCACCCCCGGTGGTGGCAGTTCGATCTTCTTCCACGTCTGGCGCGCCGATGGCACAAAGCCGACCGCAGGCTGCACGACGATGCCGGAAGCAAAACTGCGCTGGCTGATCTCCAGCATCGATCCGGCCCGCAATCCCGTCTACGTGCTGCTGCCCGCCACCGAATATCAGGCGAAGCGCGCGGAGTGGAAATTACCGTGA
- a CDS encoding rhamnogalacturonan acetylesterase: MKATLPLLLLAAPVHAQEICHADFRDGTPPKWSVEVPEGNYDVTLTFGGKDATDTTVRAEARRLVLPNFKTEAGKTATRTFTVNMRTPALPDGKRVKTNAREKDHLDWNTTLDLSFTGSHPGVTAVEVKPRADALTVFIAGDSTVTDQQNEPYSAWGQILPMFFQPGTAIANIAESGLALRSFRSQLRLEKILSQLKKGDYVLIQFAHNDEKEKGEGVGAFTTYKADLEDYVTKIREKGGQPVLMTPMFRRRFDKDNRLQDSHGDYPVAVRRVAEEKKVPLVDLHRHSESLFSALGPDGTTKAFVHYPANTYPGQTQALSDDTHFNTYGAWLLAKCVVEGIRKDVPDLAKRLTPGLPVFDPAKPDQPGSWSVPPSPPPSSVEVPAGS; encoded by the coding sequence ATGAAAGCCACCTTGCCCTTGCTGCTTCTCGCAGCCCCCGTCCATGCCCAGGAAATCTGTCATGCGGACTTCCGTGATGGCACGCCGCCAAAGTGGTCGGTGGAGGTGCCGGAAGGGAACTACGATGTTACCCTGACTTTCGGCGGCAAGGACGCGACGGATACCACCGTGCGCGCCGAGGCGCGGCGCTTGGTGTTGCCGAACTTCAAAACCGAGGCGGGCAAGACCGCGACCCGCACCTTCACCGTGAACATGCGCACGCCCGCGCTTCCCGATGGCAAGCGTGTGAAGACCAACGCCCGCGAGAAGGATCATCTGGATTGGAACACCACGCTCGATCTCTCCTTCACCGGCAGTCATCCCGGAGTCACCGCCGTGGAGGTAAAGCCCCGTGCGGATGCCCTCACCGTCTTCATCGCCGGAGACTCCACCGTCACCGATCAACAGAACGAACCCTACTCCGCATGGGGACAGATACTGCCGATGTTCTTTCAGCCCGGCACCGCGATTGCGAACATCGCGGAGTCGGGTCTTGCGCTGCGTAGCTTCCGCAGCCAGCTCCGCTTGGAAAAGATCCTCTCGCAACTCAAGAAGGGCGACTACGTGCTGATCCAGTTCGCCCACAACGATGAGAAGGAAAAAGGCGAAGGTGTCGGTGCGTTCACGACCTACAAGGCGGATCTCGAGGACTACGTCACGAAGATCCGTGAAAAGGGCGGCCAGCCCGTACTGATGACGCCGATGTTCCGCCGCCGCTTCGACAAGGACAATCGCCTGCAGGACTCACATGGCGACTATCCCGTGGCGGTGCGGCGGGTGGCGGAGGAGAAGAAGGTGCCGCTTGTCGACCTTCATCGCCATAGCGAATCTCTTTTCAGCGCACTTGGTCCGGATGGCACCACCAAGGCCTTCGTCCACTATCCGGCGAACACCTATCCCGGGCAAACGCAGGCGCTCAGCGATGACACGCACTTCAACACCTATGGCGCATGGCTGCTGGCGAAGTGCGTGGTGGAAGGCATCCGCAAGGACGTGCCGGATCTGGCGAAGCGCCTCACGCCCGGCTTGCCGGTGTTCGATCCCGCGAAGCCGGATCAGCCCGGTTCATGGTCCGTGCCACCGTCTCCTCCTCCGTCCTCCGTGGAGGTTCCGGCGGGGAGTTGA
- a CDS encoding S1C family serine protease: MIRLLLLIASVPLVAAAAPDRPYFNDKKVPDSRKDLDAIQKALATALPKAREATICIEMGEGSGSGVIVSADGLILTAAHVASAANKEMTVVMEDGKRLKAESLGLVSTTDCAMVKITEKGNYPHVEIDRDESTKLGDWVFALGHSGGFDKERGSVVRLGRLVRTADSTIQSDCTLIGGDSGGPLFDMQGRLIGIHSRVGQVLAQNMHVPVKEFLNHWDEMLGGNFVGEGPFAKAPEKGKGFLGLATEARLEGGVRVSKVGRESPAEKAGIVEGDVILKLNGKPLATRDDLQGMLKEMAAGDKLALEMLRNGKPETLVLRLGER, encoded by the coding sequence ATGATCCGCCTTCTTCTCCTGATCGCCTCCGTGCCGCTCGTGGCTGCCGCCGCGCCGGACCGGCCCTATTTCAATGACAAGAAGGTGCCGGACAGCCGCAAGGATCTGGATGCCATCCAGAAGGCGCTCGCGACCGCGCTGCCGAAGGCCCGCGAGGCCACCATTTGCATCGAGATGGGCGAGGGCAGTGGCAGCGGTGTGATCGTTTCCGCGGATGGTCTGATCCTCACCGCCGCCCACGTGGCTTCCGCTGCCAACAAGGAAATGACGGTGGTGATGGAGGATGGCAAACGCCTCAAGGCGGAGTCGCTCGGCCTGGTCTCCACCACCGACTGCGCGATGGTGAAGATCACGGAAAAGGGCAACTACCCGCACGTGGAGATCGATCGCGACGAGTCGACCAAGCTGGGGGATTGGGTGTTCGCGCTCGGTCACTCCGGCGGCTTCGACAAGGAGCGGGGCTCGGTCGTGCGTCTCGGGCGCTTGGTTCGCACCGCGGATTCCACCATCCAATCGGATTGCACGCTCATTGGCGGCGATTCCGGCGGTCCGCTGTTTGACATGCAGGGCCGCTTGATCGGCATCCATTCCCGCGTCGGTCAGGTGTTGGCGCAGAACATGCACGTCCCGGTGAAGGAATTCCTCAATCACTGGGATGAGATGCTCGGCGGCAATTTCGTCGGTGAAGGCCCGTTCGCCAAAGCTCCGGAAAAAGGCAAGGGCTTCCTCGGTCTCGCCACCGAAGCGCGGCTGGAAGGCGGCGTGCGCGTCTCCAAAGTCGGCCGCGAAAGCCCCGCCGAGAAAGCCGGCATCGTAGAAGGCGACGTGATCCTGAAACTCAATGGCAAACCGCTCGCGACCCGCGACGATCTCCAGGGCATGCTCAAGGAGATGGCCGCCGGCGACAAGCTGGCGCTGGAGATGCTCCGCAACGGCAAGCCTGAAACCCTCGTCCTCAGACTCGGTGAACGTTAA
- a CDS encoding TPM domain-containing protein, producing the protein MQRIHRAAAGCPHCGFTLADADAIFGADEVGLRALTDAAGLLRRDEQRRVEQAMWDFNRRFPQLFIAVHTGSFSGVANLRQFGFWLLNRGAFEDVPVDRPNEAGVLIAIDAEAKAAGITFGYLLDPFLEEEDTFLCLSRAHSYWLEGRFADGLVKAIEQLESLLKKRCRQARRNPAKFERRVARPPQVDHLVQKIRRGRQTGSTLTENEEARR; encoded by the coding sequence GTGCAACGAATCCACCGCGCGGCCGCGGGCTGTCCGCACTGTGGATTCACGCTTGCGGATGCGGATGCGATTTTCGGTGCGGACGAGGTCGGATTGCGCGCGCTGACGGATGCCGCGGGATTGTTGCGGAGGGATGAACAGCGCCGTGTGGAGCAGGCGATGTGGGATTTCAACCGCCGCTTTCCCCAGCTTTTCATCGCCGTGCATACCGGCTCCTTCAGTGGCGTGGCGAACCTGCGGCAGTTCGGATTCTGGCTGCTCAACCGCGGGGCCTTCGAGGATGTGCCGGTGGATCGTCCGAACGAGGCCGGCGTGCTCATCGCCATCGATGCCGAGGCAAAGGCCGCGGGCATCACCTTCGGCTACCTTCTCGATCCGTTTCTGGAGGAAGAGGACACGTTCCTGTGCCTGTCGCGCGCGCATTCGTATTGGCTGGAAGGACGTTTCGCCGATGGACTGGTGAAGGCGATCGAGCAACTGGAGAGCCTGCTGAAAAAACGCTGCCGCCAGGCCCGGCGGAACCCGGCGAAGTTCGAGCGCCGGGTGGCCCGTCCGCCGCAGGTCGATCATCTTGTGCAAAAGATCCGTCGCGGACGGCAAACCGGGTCCACGCTCACGGAAAACGAGGAGGCCCGCCGATGA
- a CDS encoding metallophosphoesterase, whose product MNRRRLLKTAFCSSLALGLNLRRSEAAPEAGAGSLELLAIGDFGSAEESQWAVARGMTRYTKELPAPPVGMLMLGDNFYGGGMDGVNSPRWKKGFEDCYPKEVFPGPCWAILGNHDYAETAGQEKAELDYAKRPEGTRWTMPAKYYRVDLPKENPVITLLFIDTDWEPINRAIHGKLAEQRPIWMTEEEKKAQMSWLEKELQSKRAPFTAMVGHHPVFSNGPHNDTKELVDEIAPLLEKYGVHLYLGGHDHDLQHLELEGRRTSFVISGGGGRRLTDIHENHPAEFAQAVFGFSHLSITKDKLLLRHIDANGKLLHAFEKTPDFKWKTA is encoded by the coding sequence ATGAACCGTCGCCGCCTGCTCAAGACCGCCTTCTGTTCCAGTCTGGCCCTCGGGCTGAATCTCCGTCGTTCCGAGGCCGCTCCGGAAGCCGGGGCCGGGAGTCTCGAACTGCTCGCCATCGGCGACTTCGGCAGTGCGGAGGAATCGCAATGGGCGGTCGCGCGCGGCATGACCCGCTACACCAAGGAGCTCCCCGCCCCGCCGGTGGGCATGCTGATGCTCGGTGACAATTTTTACGGCGGCGGCATGGATGGCGTGAACTCGCCGCGCTGGAAAAAGGGCTTCGAGGATTGCTATCCGAAGGAAGTCTTCCCCGGTCCCTGCTGGGCCATCCTCGGCAACCACGATTACGCGGAGACCGCCGGTCAGGAAAAAGCCGAGCTCGACTACGCCAAGCGCCCGGAAGGAACCCGCTGGACCATGCCAGCGAAATATTATCGCGTGGATCTGCCAAAGGAAAACCCGGTCATCACCCTGCTCTTCATCGACACCGACTGGGAGCCGATCAACCGCGCCATCCACGGCAAGCTCGCCGAGCAACGCCCGATCTGGATGACCGAGGAGGAAAAGAAGGCCCAGATGAGCTGGCTGGAAAAGGAGCTGCAATCGAAGCGCGCGCCCTTCACCGCCATGGTCGGCCATCATCCGGTGTTCTCCAATGGTCCGCACAACGACACCAAGGAACTCGTCGATGAGATCGCACCGCTGTTGGAGAAATACGGCGTGCATCTCTACCTCGGCGGCCACGACCACGATCTCCAGCATCTCGAACTGGAAGGCCGCAGGACCAGCTTCGTCATCTCCGGTGGTGGTGGTCGACGTCTCACCGACATCCACGAAAACCACCCCGCCGAATTCGCGCAGGCGGTGTTCGGTTTCTCACATCTCTCCATCACGAAGGACAAGCTGCTGCTCCGCCACATCGATGCGAATGGCAAGCTGCTGCATGCCTTCGAGAAGACGCCGGACTTCAAGTGGAAGACGGCGTAA
- a CDS encoding tetratricopeptide repeat protein: MFRDLSEVGETGGLMWWWGGFECLGKRLWKKTSLGSGHFPGARTCCAESMGQARKRHGAEAGTTRGGGGGIWIIAVLVAAVVAGGVGWWLSRKPEAPVVPVAEAKAAPAPVIPPEDKVHAGYAGSASCKDCHQAAHEKWMTSNHHFAERMPDAKLDGPAFDPAHPISHGRQTSEAKLDEKGLMQLITQGLDKSKQSFPVRRVIGHDPLRQFLIEGPGGRMQAAELAWDPHKSEWFDVYGTEDRQPGEWGHWTGRGMNWNAQCANCHNTRLRKNYEPETDSYHTRMAEMSVGCESCHGPMKAHVDWQATKTTQAAEAKDPTLKPFSRDQMLETCGACHARRGEVTGDLVPGESFYDHFNLTVPDGSDLFYADGQVHEEDYEFTAFLGSKMHAAGVRCVDCHDPHTGKRVLEGNALCMQCHAGGAPRPGVTKPAPVIDPVAHSHHGEASAGNLCTSCHMPVTDYMQRHPRHDHGYTIPDPLMTKEYGIPNACSRCHTDKDVKWAMEATEKWYGGKMNRPTRARTDLFSRAKLGDPASRQQLIDFLKQPNEPLWQTSAVHLLGTWAGEPAATASLLAQLKHPSPLVREAAARSGGVLALEGDEATRAALKPLLEDPVRSVRVAAAWMLRDTVDPESRAGTELLHMLRIGADQPIGQMQLGQYEFARKNAAVALGHFRKAVEWDPNSAPFHHDLAVALSASGDATGAIRELQQAVKLAPEMAEYHYKLALAWNEAGSLQNAIASLEETVKRDPGMGRAWYNLAAAYAQSGRKQQAMEAAQRAAAINPQDPRVIQLLRSLR, from the coding sequence ATGTTCCGCGACCTCTCCGAGGTCGGAGAAACCGGCGGCCTGATGTGGTGGTGGGGCGGTTTCGAATGCTTGGGCAAGCGGCTCTGGAAGAAGACTTCGCTCGGTTCTGGCCATTTCCCCGGGGCTCGTACATGCTGCGCGGAAAGCATGGGGCAGGCACGGAAACGGCATGGGGCTGAGGCGGGCACGACGCGGGGCGGTGGCGGTGGGATTTGGATCATCGCCGTCCTCGTTGCGGCGGTGGTCGCGGGCGGAGTGGGTTGGTGGTTGTCCCGGAAGCCGGAAGCTCCAGTGGTCCCAGTTGCCGAGGCAAAGGCCGCGCCCGCACCGGTGATCCCGCCGGAGGACAAGGTCCACGCGGGCTATGCAGGGTCGGCTTCGTGCAAGGACTGCCATCAGGCGGCGCATGAGAAGTGGATGACCTCGAACCATCACTTCGCGGAGCGCATGCCGGACGCGAAGCTGGATGGTCCGGCATTCGATCCCGCGCATCCGATTTCCCATGGACGCCAGACCTCGGAGGCGAAGCTGGATGAAAAGGGCCTGATGCAGCTCATCACCCAGGGTCTCGACAAATCGAAGCAGTCGTTTCCGGTGCGGCGTGTGATCGGCCACGATCCCTTGCGCCAGTTCCTGATCGAGGGGCCCGGCGGTCGCATGCAGGCGGCGGAGTTGGCGTGGGACCCGCACAAGTCGGAGTGGTTCGATGTCTATGGCACGGAGGACCGCCAGCCCGGCGAATGGGGCCACTGGACCGGCCGCGGGATGAATTGGAACGCCCAGTGCGCGAACTGCCACAACACGCGCCTGCGCAAGAACTACGAGCCGGAGACGGACAGTTACCACACCCGCATGGCGGAGATGAGCGTGGGCTGCGAGTCGTGCCACGGTCCGATGAAGGCGCACGTCGATTGGCAGGCGACGAAGACCACGCAGGCCGCGGAAGCGAAGGATCCCACGCTCAAGCCCTTCAGCCGCGATCAGATGCTGGAGACCTGCGGCGCCTGCCATGCGCGCCGCGGTGAGGTCACCGGCGATCTGGTGCCCGGCGAATCGTTCTACGATCACTTCAATCTTACCGTGCCGGATGGCAGCGACCTGTTCTATGCGGACGGCCAGGTGCATGAAGAAGATTACGAATTCACCGCCTTCCTCGGCAGCAAGATGCACGCGGCCGGAGTGCGCTGTGTGGACTGCCATGATCCGCATACCGGCAAGCGGGTGCTGGAAGGAAACGCCCTGTGCATGCAGTGCCATGCCGGTGGCGCGCCGCGTCCCGGCGTGACCAAGCCCGCGCCGGTGATCGATCCGGTGGCGCACAGCCATCATGGCGAAGCCAGCGCCGGAAACCTCTGCACATCCTGCCACATGCCGGTGACGGATTACATGCAGCGCCATCCGCGCCACGATCATGGCTATACGATTCCCGATCCGCTGATGACGAAGGAATACGGCATCCCGAATGCGTGCAGCCGCTGCCACACCGACAAGGATGTGAAGTGGGCGATGGAAGCCACGGAGAAGTGGTATGGCGGCAAGATGAACCGCCCGACGCGCGCGCGCACCGATCTCTTCTCCCGTGCGAAGCTCGGTGACCCGGCATCACGCCAGCAGCTCATCGATTTCCTGAAACAGCCTAACGAACCGCTGTGGCAAACGTCCGCCGTACACCTGCTGGGCACGTGGGCGGGTGAGCCTGCTGCGACCGCCTCTTTGCTCGCCCAGCTCAAGCATCCCAGCCCGTTGGTCCGTGAGGCCGCCGCGCGATCCGGTGGTGTGTTGGCATTGGAGGGAGATGAAGCCACCCGTGCGGCGCTCAAGCCCCTACTGGAAGATCCCGTGCGCAGCGTGCGTGTGGCTGCTGCGTGGATGTTGCGCGATACGGTCGACCCGGAATCGCGCGCGGGCACGGAGCTTTTGCACATGCTGCGCATCGGAGCGGATCAGCCGATCGGGCAGATGCAGTTGGGACAGTATGAATTCGCCCGTAAGAATGCGGCGGTCGCACTCGGGCATTTCCGCAAGGCGGTGGAGTGGGACCCGAACTCCGCGCCCTTCCATCATGATCTCGCGGTGGCCCTCAGTGCCAGCGGTGATGCCACTGGAGCGATCCGTGAGCTTCAGCAAGCGGTGAAGCTCGCGCCGGAGATGGCCGAGTATCACTACAAGCTCGCGCTCGCCTGGAACGAGGCGGGCTCGCTGCAGAACGCCATCGCTTCTCTGGAGGAAACGGTCAAACGCGATCCCGGCATGGGGCGGGCGTGGTATAACCTCGCAGCCGCCTACGCCCAGTCGGGCCGCAAGCAGCAGGCGATGGAAGCCGCACAACGCGCTGCTGCGATCAATCCGCAGGACCCGCGGGTGATCCAGTTGTTGCGGTCGCTGAGGTAG
- a CDS encoding SAM-dependent methyltransferase, with product MPESPALPWPWTDGEALRFDRFMDRALHDPRRGYYARRIRGVGRGGDFTTTPMLSGALARAIAAWIAETGLRNVIEIGPGEGRLAADVMKALPWWTRLRTKLHLVEKSLPLREKQQALLGKSVHWHDTMAEALEACDHSAAIYSNELIDAFPVRRFRRTENGWDELFLLPDGPTEDWQPADKLPCSTSFKQPHAVGQIIEVHESARDWINEWISDWVGSEMLVIDYGDEAETLYHRRPHGTLRGYLMQQRVEGPAVFQHAGRQDLTADVNFTDLDLTVSPWAKEILIMTQRDFLLPHIDPLNPVDEALVDPEGAGSAFKVLRARATF from the coding sequence ATGCCCGAATCCCCCGCCCTTCCCTGGCCATGGACCGATGGCGAAGCACTGCGCTTCGACCGCTTCATGGACCGCGCGCTGCACGATCCGCGGCGCGGCTACTATGCACGCCGTATCCGGGGCGTGGGGCGCGGAGGAGACTTCACCACCACGCCGATGCTGTCCGGCGCGCTCGCACGCGCCATCGCCGCATGGATCGCGGAAACCGGTCTGCGGAACGTGATCGAGATCGGCCCCGGCGAAGGACGGCTGGCGGCGGACGTCATGAAAGCCCTGCCATGGTGGACGCGGCTCCGTACCAAGCTGCATCTGGTGGAGAAATCCCTGCCGCTGCGTGAAAAACAACAGGCCCTGCTCGGAAAAAGCGTCCATTGGCATGACACCATGGCAGAAGCCCTCGAGGCCTGCGACCACTCCGCCGCGATCTATTCGAACGAACTCATCGACGCCTTCCCGGTGCGCCGTTTCCGCCGGACGGAAAACGGCTGGGACGAGCTGTTTCTCCTGCCGGACGGCCCCACGGAGGATTGGCAACCGGCGGACAAGCTGCCGTGTTCCACCTCCTTCAAGCAGCCCCACGCGGTGGGACAAATCATCGAGGTGCATGAATCCGCACGTGATTGGATCAACGAATGGATATCGGACTGGGTGGGAAGCGAGATGCTGGTGATCGACTATGGGGATGAGGCGGAGACGCTCTATCACCGGCGGCCTCACGGTACCCTCCGCGGCTACCTGATGCAGCAGCGGGTGGAAGGTCCGGCGGTGTTTCAACATGCGGGCCGGCAGGACCTCACCGCGGACGTGAATTTCACCGACCTCGATCTGACCGTGTCCCCATGGGCGAAGGAAATCCTCATCATGACCCAGCGGGATTTCCTGCTGCCGCACATCGACCCGCTGAATCCGGTCGATGAGGCGCTGGTCGACCCGGAGGGCGCGGGATCGGCCTTCAAGGTTCTGCGGGCGCGTGCGACGTTCTAA
- a CDS encoding HPP family protein, with translation MDHWRNWLGIELSPVSTKEKLLSMLGGFLSLLALVAISRSVLHLSGAAAVIASMGASAVLLFAVPHGQLSQPWPVIAGHGFSALIGVACAKWIPSPEIAAACAVGLSIGAMHQFKCIHPPGGATGLTAVLGGQAIHDLGFRFVFQPVLANALAMVSIAVIFNTFFPWRRYPAFVAKRRVAKAEPSHEAVVAALRSLDSFVDITEDDLIRLVGLLSPTPAAGNSAPRSERSDPPPAVPASLSGGSAGSAAACRD, from the coding sequence ATGGATCATTGGCGAAACTGGCTCGGGATCGAACTCAGTCCCGTGAGCACGAAGGAGAAGCTGCTTTCCATGCTGGGCGGCTTTCTTTCATTGCTCGCGCTGGTGGCGATCAGTCGCAGCGTGCTTCACCTGTCCGGAGCGGCGGCGGTGATCGCCTCCATGGGGGCCAGCGCGGTGCTGTTGTTCGCGGTGCCTCACGGCCAGCTTTCACAGCCGTGGCCGGTGATCGCGGGTCATGGTTTCTCCGCCCTGATCGGAGTCGCATGCGCGAAATGGATTCCCTCGCCGGAGATCGCGGCAGCCTGTGCGGTGGGGTTGTCCATCGGCGCGATGCACCAGTTCAAGTGCATCCATCCGCCAGGCGGAGCCACCGGCCTGACCGCAGTGCTCGGCGGGCAGGCGATCCACGATCTGGGTTTCAGGTTTGTCTTCCAACCGGTGCTGGCCAACGCGCTGGCGATGGTATCCATCGCGGTGATTTTCAACACCTTCTTCCCTTGGCGGCGCTACCCCGCCTTCGTGGCGAAACGCCGGGTCGCGAAAGCGGAGCCCAGCCATGAGGCGGTGGTCGCGGCGCTGCGCAGTCTGGATTCCTTCGTGGATATCACCGAGGACGACCTGATCCGGCTGGTGGGCCTGCTATCCCCTACTCCGGCAGCAGGAAATAGCGCACCGCGAAGCGAACGGTCGGATCCTCCACCAGCGGTCCCTGCTTCACTTTCAGGCGGCTCCGCGGGATCGGCTGCTGCGTGTAGGGACTGA